Proteins from a genomic interval of Pseudomonadota bacterium:
- the casB gene encoding type I-E CRISPR-associated protein Cse2/CasB — MNGFIKWLEGLNEKDTKVRAVLRRSLAFDPGTYVPAYPYVEPFVKDEDNPWRREMHYLVAGLWAMHWREGQKGKPTSLGQACATYQMASGSTNTENRFINLLDADPDQLTHRLRQTIALLKEHSIDFDALLKGLLYWNDDQKRTQNSWARDFYRNIKHENETEPTIKEEENK; from the coding sequence ATGAACGGATTCATCAAATGGCTGGAAGGCCTGAATGAAAAAGACACCAAGGTGAGGGCTGTCTTGCGACGTAGTCTTGCCTTCGATCCTGGCACATATGTGCCTGCTTATCCTTATGTCGAACCTTTTGTGAAGGATGAAGACAACCCTTGGCGACGGGAGATGCACTATCTGGTGGCTGGCCTCTGGGCCATGCACTGGCGCGAAGGCCAGAAAGGAAAGCCCACGTCGCTCGGACAGGCGTGCGCGACTTACCAGATGGCAAGTGGTTCCACGAATACCGAGAACCGCTTCATCAACCTGCTCGATGCCGATCCCGACCAATTGACGCACCGCCTGCGTCAAACGATCGCCCTTCTCAAGGAACATTCCATAGACTTCGACGCCTTATTGAAGGGACTCCTGTATTGGAACGACGACCAGAAGCGTACCCAGAACTCTTGGGCACGAGACTTCTACCGAAATATTAAACATGAGAACGAAACAGAACCCACTATAAAGGAGGAAGAAAACAAATGA
- the cas7e gene encoding type I-E CRISPR-associated protein Cas7/Cse4/CasC: MKTLIEIHALQNFVPSNLNRDDTGAPKDALFGGARRARVSSQCLKRSIRQHFLGLVEQQALKKDDIAVRTKRVLDAISSALIEKGRGETEATEKARLALAAIELSVKDDGKSEYLLFLGQREISSIADIIHGRWDSIAPSETTAPAEGKKPGKAKKQAAQSADPELKKALEKIFNGGKALDVALFGRMLADMPEKNQNAACQVAHAISTHAVEREFDFYTAVDDLKPEDTAGADMMGTVEFNSACFYRYAVIDWEKLVANLQQDTELASKGLHAFLEGFVVAEPTGMQNSFAAHNPPEFVVVSVRRNTSPRNLANAFEIPIRVRKDESLTRKSAEELAKKATALQSAFGGQDDTFILNLVNAKLEGFGTVETTLKTLLEKAILAVKE; encoded by the coding sequence ATGAAAACTCTGATCGAAATTCATGCCCTGCAGAACTTTGTCCCGTCAAACCTGAACCGGGACGACACCGGAGCCCCTAAGGATGCCCTCTTCGGAGGTGCTCGTCGCGCGCGCGTGTCCAGCCAATGTCTCAAACGTTCGATCCGTCAGCATTTCCTGGGACTGGTGGAACAACAGGCTCTAAAAAAGGATGATATCGCTGTCCGTACCAAGCGTGTCTTGGATGCCATCTCCAGTGCCTTGATCGAAAAAGGAAGGGGCGAGACTGAAGCTACTGAAAAGGCGCGCTTGGCACTGGCAGCCATCGAGCTCTCAGTGAAAGACGACGGGAAGAGCGAATATCTCCTTTTTCTTGGGCAGCGCGAAATTTCCAGCATTGCAGATATCATCCATGGTAGATGGGACTCCATTGCCCCATCCGAGACAACCGCGCCTGCTGAAGGCAAGAAGCCTGGCAAGGCTAAGAAACAGGCCGCCCAGAGCGCCGATCCGGAATTAAAGAAGGCCCTCGAAAAGATTTTTAACGGCGGCAAGGCCCTGGATGTGGCGCTCTTCGGGCGCATGCTGGCCGATATGCCTGAGAAAAACCAGAACGCTGCCTGCCAGGTGGCACACGCTATTTCGACCCATGCTGTCGAGCGGGAATTCGACTTCTACACCGCCGTGGACGACCTCAAGCCGGAGGATACTGCCGGTGCCGACATGATGGGAACCGTGGAGTTCAATTCAGCCTGTTTTTACCGCTACGCTGTGATTGATTGGGAGAAACTCGTGGCGAATCTCCAACAAGACACGGAACTGGCCAGCAAGGGGCTACATGCCTTCTTGGAAGGCTTTGTAGTAGCCGAGCCTACCGGCATGCAGAATTCCTTCGCTGCCCATAATCCGCCAGAGTTTGTCGTCGTTTCTGTGCGGCGAAACACCTCACCCAGAAACCTGGCCAACGCCTTTGAAATCCCTATTCGTGTGAGAAAGGATGAGTCATTGACCAGGAAGTCAGCAGAGGAACTCGCGAAGAAGGCAACTGCCCTCCAATCTGCTTTTGGTGGCCAGGATGATACATTTATTTTGAATCTTGTCAATGCCAAATTGGAAGGTTTCGGAACTGTTGAGACAACATTGAAGACCCTTTTAGAAAAGGCCATTCTGGCCGTAAAGGAGTGA
- the casA gene encoding type I-E CRISPR-associated protein Cse1/CasA, with amino-acid sequence MRRFNLIEEKWIPVRFPDGTRDELGIRDTLLRSREIAAIEDPSPLVVAALHRFLLAVLYRALEGPMDIEQAKVLFRDGLPGEKITGYLEKWRNRFWLFDEKYPFYQVPGYEPKEEKGKKKWRPWIAMAAEHNADNAKVLFDHIEITGAGLIPSSKAVRFLIACQTFALGGGNSDFNYTKSGPSATSVMIVPLGMTLLDTLVFSLIPENREVLQVDIPVWEREPDSITLLQQGAERAINGLADLYSWRTRSIRFNLHADGLTVGELLFASGVACSSQNHVDPMFAYRIDDKRGKLPIQFRDRGLWRDFDSLLPDESHLAPQVIEHATTLTRSERERFPRSVIVLGQSNNKAKIEYWRMECFALPEALAGERFIRTEIKQLLEDAEDVQKSLWMACRSFARDLLSRGDRKPTGKDISSFMEQMPANSWYWSTLESNFHDILREYTLDRDSDAIRYQWLKAVRDTLKSAWRQHSASVSTGDAWAIRALVKAEGPVLRKLKELNDEIKKLET; translated from the coding sequence ATGAGGCGATTCAACCTGATTGAAGAGAAATGGATTCCGGTGAGATTCCCTGATGGAACCCGCGACGAACTGGGCATCCGCGACACCCTGCTACGGTCCCGTGAAATAGCAGCCATCGAGGACCCGTCCCCGCTGGTCGTGGCAGCCTTGCATCGCTTTCTGCTCGCGGTCCTGTACCGAGCCCTTGAAGGACCGATGGACATTGAGCAGGCGAAGGTTCTGTTCAGGGATGGTCTACCGGGCGAGAAGATCACTGGCTACTTGGAAAAGTGGCGGAATCGGTTCTGGCTATTTGATGAGAAGTATCCATTCTATCAGGTGCCTGGATATGAGCCAAAAGAAGAAAAAGGTAAAAAGAAGTGGCGACCATGGATAGCAATGGCCGCAGAGCATAATGCAGATAATGCCAAAGTTCTCTTTGATCATATTGAGATTACTGGGGCAGGCTTAATCCCTTCGAGCAAGGCAGTACGGTTTTTGATAGCTTGTCAAACTTTCGCCCTTGGCGGAGGAAACAGCGATTTCAACTACACCAAGAGTGGACCATCTGCAACCTCGGTAATGATCGTGCCATTGGGAATGACCCTTCTCGATACACTCGTTTTTTCGCTAATCCCAGAAAATAGAGAAGTATTACAAGTTGATATCCCTGTCTGGGAGAGAGAACCAGACTCTATAACATTACTTCAACAAGGTGCGGAAAGAGCCATCAATGGATTGGCTGACCTGTATTCATGGAGAACGCGATCTATCCGATTCAACCTCCATGCGGATGGATTGACAGTTGGTGAATTGCTTTTCGCATCAGGTGTAGCGTGTTCATCTCAGAATCACGTTGATCCTATGTTTGCCTACAGAATTGATGATAAAAGAGGAAAACTACCAATCCAGTTCCGTGATCGAGGACTCTGGCGGGATTTTGATTCGTTGCTCCCCGATGAGTCGCATCTTGCGCCCCAAGTGATCGAACATGCCACAACATTAACCCGCTCGGAGCGTGAGCGGTTCCCGCGATCGGTAATCGTACTTGGTCAGTCAAACAACAAGGCCAAGATTGAGTACTGGCGGATGGAGTGTTTCGCCCTGCCGGAGGCGCTGGCAGGAGAACGTTTCATCCGAACAGAGATAAAACAACTCCTCGAGGATGCCGAGGATGTCCAGAAATCCCTCTGGATGGCCTGCCGTTCCTTTGCGCGTGATCTCTTGAGTCGGGGGGATCGAAAACCAACTGGCAAGGATATCAGTAGTTTTATGGAACAGATGCCCGCGAACTCATGGTACTGGTCCACCCTGGAATCCAACTTTCACGATATCCTGCGTGAATACACTCTCGACCGGGATTCCGATGCCATTCGCTACCAATGGTTGAAGGCGGTCCGCGACACTTTGAAGTCTGCATGGAGACAGCACAGCGCGTCGGTATCCACAGGCGATGCCTGGGCCATCCGTGCCCTCGTGAAAGCTGAAGGGCCGGTACTGCGCAAACTGAAGGAGCTAAATGACGAGATAAAGAAACTCGAAACGTAG
- the cas3 gene encoding CRISPR-associated helicase Cas3' has translation MDIYKAIANLWAKTDRDGNGRWHPLVFHMLDVAASVDAILAREPESTRKRMAAILGLEWEDARAWLLLIVACHDIGKACPGFQYKWPEAPMTGLQLPRSPDTKINHAFVSQIVLTELLYERGWPYELAGLVADAVGCHHGERANPTTLYSLEGNRRALGNPEWVDARHGLFKSIQEVFHPDRVPSKESLSGPDFMLLSGLTSFADWIGSNEDWFPFGTIADCGALQGWFNKRRARADKALDTIGWEPRTPLSLELKSFEQVFGFAPRPLQKAVADALADMNNPAILLIEAPMGEGKTEAAFFAHLELQRRFGHRGLYVALPTKATGNAMFKRTLKFLWHQEIDRKLDLQLLHGATLLNDTFQNLRFSGIHDPETGGEIRAGEWFTNKKRALLSEYGVGTVDQALLPILPVRHNFVRMWGLANRVVVFDEIHAYDAYTGTLLVHLLRWLLALGSSVVLLSATLPPSIRRKLADVVGADFPEQEKPYPRLSIFRSGEVAQKHFEADPARRKTLRLLRIPPDLPSMYASLEEHLASGGMGLVLVNTVQRAQDLYRLFPVGEPLVREGQQVGKRLSDGTEVFLFHARFPADQRQKREDQVLGIFGEHGTRTGRKILIATQVAEQSLDLDFDLIMTDLAPIDLVLQRAGRLWRHARASRPVSEPTLLVAGLSGDEPPSFGKPLWWGAVYREDVLLRTWSLLRERQGLTLPDEIDTLVQAVYEEQAKLPESLWERLEKSLMKGEGEAVLKHGQANQAIIGFPDDASWNQPERFVLYDEDELGVHRTLMARTRLGEESIIAIPLFLEDGFRAEEIPDFFQARGWFLRAVSLSRKGVVKELKASGVPEGWKKSPLLRNCFPLMLNAEGYWLEDATVRLDDDLGLVYETKEAK, from the coding sequence ATGGATATTTATAAAGCAATAGCAAATCTTTGGGCGAAAACGGACAGGGATGGCAACGGAAGGTGGCACCCTCTGGTTTTTCATATGCTTGATGTGGCCGCCAGCGTGGATGCCATCCTGGCGCGTGAGCCGGAATCGACTCGCAAAAGGATGGCAGCAATCCTGGGCTTGGAGTGGGAGGATGCAAGAGCGTGGTTATTGCTCATAGTGGCCTGTCATGATATAGGAAAGGCCTGTCCTGGTTTCCAGTATAAGTGGCCGGAGGCCCCCATGACGGGTTTGCAACTCCCTCGAAGTCCTGATACCAAGATTAATCACGCTTTTGTAAGCCAGATCGTCCTGACGGAGTTGCTTTACGAGAGGGGCTGGCCTTATGAGTTGGCTGGGTTGGTGGCCGATGCGGTAGGATGTCACCACGGAGAGAGGGCTAATCCGACAACCTTGTATAGCTTGGAAGGAAACCGTAGGGCACTGGGCAACCCAGAATGGGTGGACGCTCGTCATGGCCTCTTTAAATCCATCCAAGAGGTTTTTCACCCCGACAGAGTACCCTCAAAAGAGTCTCTGTCCGGTCCAGATTTTATGCTTTTGTCGGGACTCACGAGCTTTGCTGACTGGATTGGTTCTAACGAAGATTGGTTCCCCTTTGGCACCATCGCGGACTGTGGGGCCTTGCAGGGATGGTTCAATAAGCGCAGAGCCCGTGCCGATAAGGCCTTGGACACAATCGGATGGGAACCCAGAACCCCGCTTTCCTTGGAGCTAAAGTCCTTCGAGCAGGTCTTTGGCTTCGCTCCTCGCCCATTGCAGAAGGCTGTTGCTGATGCATTAGCTGATATGAATAACCCCGCGATTCTGTTGATTGAAGCCCCCATGGGCGAGGGCAAAACCGAGGCAGCCTTTTTTGCACATCTGGAGTTGCAGCGACGCTTTGGGCACCGTGGCTTGTATGTCGCTTTGCCGACTAAAGCCACCGGAAATGCCATGTTCAAGCGAACCTTGAAATTCTTGTGGCACCAAGAAATAGACCGAAAGCTCGACCTGCAATTGCTGCACGGAGCGACTCTACTTAACGACACCTTCCAGAATCTGCGGTTTTCAGGCATCCACGATCCCGAAACGGGCGGTGAGATCCGTGCTGGAGAATGGTTCACAAACAAGAAGCGAGCGCTTCTATCGGAATATGGCGTGGGTACAGTGGATCAGGCACTCCTGCCCATTTTGCCTGTGCGACACAACTTTGTTCGTATGTGGGGCTTGGCAAATCGTGTGGTTGTTTTCGACGAGATCCATGCTTATGACGCTTACACGGGAACACTTCTGGTTCATCTGTTGCGCTGGCTCCTTGCACTTGGCTCATCGGTGGTGCTTCTCTCTGCAACTTTACCGCCATCTATTCGCCGCAAGTTGGCTGATGTGGTAGGTGCTGACTTTCCAGAACAAGAGAAGCCATACCCACGCCTTTCCATATTTCGCTCAGGCGAAGTTGCACAGAAACATTTCGAGGCTGATCCTGCACGTCGTAAGACTCTGCGTCTCCTGCGGATTCCCCCGGATTTGCCCAGTATGTACGCTTCATTGGAAGAGCACCTTGCCAGTGGCGGCATGGGACTGGTACTGGTCAATACGGTACAGCGCGCGCAGGATCTTTACAGACTGTTCCCTGTGGGGGAACCACTGGTGCGCGAAGGACAGCAAGTGGGTAAACGCCTGTCTGACGGCACGGAGGTATTCCTTTTCCATGCTCGGTTTCCGGCAGACCAGCGTCAGAAACGCGAAGACCAGGTCCTGGGGATTTTTGGAGAACACGGAACTCGTACTGGCCGTAAAATCCTCATTGCCACGCAGGTAGCCGAGCAGAGCCTCGACCTGGACTTCGACCTGATCATGACTGACCTTGCGCCCATAGACCTTGTACTTCAACGAGCGGGACGCTTGTGGCGGCACGCGCGTGCCTCCAGGCCAGTTTCCGAACCGACCCTCCTTGTGGCGGGACTTTCCGGTGACGAACCACCATCATTCGGAAAGCCTTTGTGGTGGGGTGCTGTCTATCGTGAAGATGTGCTGTTGCGCACGTGGAGTCTACTCCGAGAGCGACAAGGTTTGACCTTGCCGGACGAGATCGATACATTGGTGCAGGCTGTGTACGAAGAGCAGGCGAAGCTGCCTGAATCTCTGTGGGAGAGACTGGAGAAATCCTTGATGAAAGGCGAGGGCGAAGCTGTTCTCAAGCATGGTCAGGCAAACCAGGCTATCATTGGCTTCCCCGATGATGCATCATGGAACCAGCCGGAGAGATTTGTTCTGTACGACGAAGACGAACTTGGTGTGCATCGAACCCTCATGGCTCGAACCAGGCTTGGTGAAGAATCAATTATAGCTATCCCGTTATTTTTGGAAGACGGATTCCGAGCCGAAGAGATACCGGACTTCTTTCAGGCAAGAGGCTGGTTTCTCCGGGCCGTGAGCCTGTCGCGCAAGGGCGTGGTCAAGGAACTTAAGGCGTCGGGGGTACCTGAAGGGTGGAAGAAGTCCCCGCTGTTGCGGAACTGTTTCCCGCTGATGTTGAACGCGGAGGGATACTGGTTGGAGGATGCGACCGTGAGGCTGGATGACGACTTAGGACTGGTGTACGAGACAAAGGAGGCCAAATGA
- a CDS encoding ParB/RepB/Spo0J family partition protein: protein MATKKTVENPEFLYLSLGDIIIEEQIRSSIDTESESFKSLMESIKDRGVLEPVLVTPKDGKYLLLCGERRYLAALKLGLPTIPARILDEITQKDEILAFQLTENLQREDLNPIDQAKGVLAFIQAKLPDKTYDVDGVMNDLVSYKRRPEDLSDKIAPTVGAIVEITGKSINTLFNGLSLLKLPDEIQAAIRQGNLSVSQGYLFAANLECPDRMQIFTNIMKTPVTNATLNNLLTAYKKVKSEPGKTKLIPMTKQIANLRSVESSIETGFAKYTRPDLVTLLDELHVFCALVELRIPIAPEPVPEKPVKKKPMV from the coding sequence ATGGCAACAAAGAAAACAGTTGAGAATCCAGAGTTCCTGTATCTGTCCTTAGGGGATATTATTATTGAAGAACAGATCAGGTCAAGCATCGATACGGAGAGTGAGTCCTTTAAGTCCCTTATGGAGTCCATTAAAGACCGGGGCGTCTTAGAGCCTGTCCTTGTGACACCTAAAGACGGCAAATACTTGCTCCTCTGCGGAGAACGCCGTTATCTTGCTGCGCTGAAACTGGGGCTCCCAACAATACCGGCGCGCATACTTGATGAGATCACTCAGAAAGATGAAATACTTGCCTTCCAACTGACGGAGAACCTTCAGAGAGAAGACCTCAACCCGATTGACCAAGCAAAAGGGGTATTGGCATTTATTCAGGCAAAATTACCTGATAAAACCTATGATGTGGATGGAGTGATGAATGACTTGGTAAGTTACAAACGAAGACCCGAGGATCTGTCTGATAAAATTGCCCCAACAGTTGGGGCAATTGTTGAAATCACCGGAAAGTCAATAAATACGCTGTTTAACGGGCTATCGCTCTTAAAATTGCCTGATGAGATTCAGGCTGCTATCCGGCAAGGAAATCTCTCCGTTTCCCAGGGATATCTCTTCGCTGCCAACCTCGAATGTCCCGACCGCATGCAGATATTTACCAACATCATGAAGACACCTGTAACTAATGCCACCCTGAACAATCTACTTACAGCATATAAGAAGGTCAAGTCGGAGCCGGGCAAAACGAAGCTCATACCTATGACAAAGCAGATTGCCAACTTGCGATCCGTAGAGTCAAGCATTGAGACAGGCTTCGCAAAATACACACGGCCCGATCTTGTAACGCTTCTTGATGAGCTGCATGTTTTCTGTGCCTTAGTGGAACTGCGGATACCGATTGCCCCGGAACCGGTGCCGGAGAAGCCGGTTAAGAAAAAACCCATGGTGTGA
- a CDS encoding 3'-5' exonuclease: protein MKERTGINDCDNKRGKRYVVFDVETTGLFVEQGHRIIEIGAVAVNGGVMGEEFSSLIFTDKPITKKAQKVHGITTDMLAGQPKPEEALAAFRYFIGSSTLVAHNAVFDVWFLRYEYWRLGHTLINPHKCTLKMSRKLYPGLPNYRLETVARHLGILVNMQGRHRALDDARLTAQVWMEMRRK, encoded by the coding sequence ATGAAGGAGCGGACAGGAATTAACGACTGCGATAATAAACGAGGGAAGAGGTATGTTGTCTTCGATGTGGAAACCACAGGGTTGTTTGTTGAGCAGGGCCACAGGATTATTGAGATCGGGGCGGTTGCAGTAAACGGGGGTGTTATGGGGGAAGAATTCAGCAGTCTTATTTTTACAGATAAACCAATCACAAAAAAGGCGCAGAAGGTGCACGGCATCACGACGGACATGCTTGCCGGGCAACCTAAACCGGAGGAGGCTCTGGCGGCATTTCGGTATTTCATCGGAAGCAGCACGCTGGTGGCCCATAATGCTGTTTTTGATGTTTGGTTTCTCAGGTATGAATACTGGCGTTTGGGCCATACACTGATCAATCCTCATAAGTGCACCTTAAAGATGAGCAGGAAACTCTATCCGGGATTGCCGAACTACAGATTGGAAACGGTCGCACGACACCTGGGCATACTGGTGAATATGCAGGGGCGCCACCGCGCTCTTGACGATGCCCGCCTTACAGCGCAGGTTTGGATGGAGATGAGGAGAAAATGA
- the cas5e gene encoding type I-E CRISPR-associated protein Cas5/CasD, producing the protein MPTLLLRLVGPLQSWGTTSRFDQRDTGKEPSKSGVIGLLAAALGIDRENWLDLEPLTRLSMGVRHDRPGVPKRDYQTAGCASTDTIIKADGSPSRDGVVSQRHYLADAAFLVGLEGDEHALLEEAHVKLMNPTWPLALGRKSYVPSEPIWIDNGLQDASLREVLARWPWIATQRRWEEIPEKLLVSFESKDESGVLKMDQPLSSFAERRFGARFVRSEWIPFHKEVSYVPA; encoded by the coding sequence ATGCCCACCCTATTGCTTCGCTTGGTGGGGCCTTTGCAATCATGGGGAACCACCAGCCGTTTTGACCAACGCGATACAGGGAAGGAACCGAGCAAGTCCGGTGTTATCGGGCTTTTGGCTGCCGCCCTCGGTATAGACCGCGAGAACTGGTTGGATTTGGAACCACTAACACGTCTATCGATGGGGGTGCGTCATGATCGGCCAGGGGTACCCAAGCGGGATTATCAAACAGCGGGATGCGCTTCAACCGACACAATCATTAAGGCGGACGGAAGCCCTTCCAGGGATGGCGTTGTTTCCCAGCGTCACTACCTTGCTGATGCGGCTTTTCTGGTAGGGCTTGAAGGCGATGAACATGCGCTTCTTGAAGAAGCACATGTCAAGCTGATGAACCCGACTTGGCCGCTCGCCTTGGGACGCAAATCCTATGTGCCCTCCGAACCAATCTGGATTGACAATGGTCTACAGGATGCTTCGCTGCGAGAAGTTTTGGCGCGGTGGCCATGGATTGCGACTCAGCGGAGATGGGAAGAGATTCCCGAGAAACTCCTGGTCTCATTTGAGTCAAAGGACGAATCGGGCGTACTCAAGATGGACCAGCCACTGTCGTCATTTGCCGAAAGACGCTTCGGGGCAC